The following coding sequences are from one Lycium ferocissimum isolate CSIRO_LF1 chromosome 3, AGI_CSIRO_Lferr_CH_V1, whole genome shotgun sequence window:
- the LOC132049583 gene encoding uncharacterized protein LOC132049583: MGEDAKECEFWLPPQFLTDDDILFGFKKNESKRYFGCDFQNEFSYGFNMFGPNSDLSSPVESVVSSTETESEEEDDYITELTRQMAHYTFENHKVKNLSSSPQSTLCGVFGSKQGSNNESPKYPSVQSGKGTVDLLYAAVGEVARMKIMEDKNGIWAPPRKTSPVYVDPKMSKPNLGSFYSNQPPLSYQQLQMAQFQRLKQHQLMRQRQEVMGHEKERFLQYPMGQVRDRNGPDRPLNMAKSAWPNLQQSQASRPMLQQSHAPPQSGSGMRAFYEGNSGPKRECAGTGVFIPRRVGTQTETRKKPGCSTVLMPDRVVQALNLNLQHQVQPRCNNNGGVLKYRNNNVMEQQWRSLRSQSPVAMSQELQLPQEWTY, encoded by the exons ATGGGGGAAGATGCAAAggagtgtgagttttggttacCACCACAGTTTCTTACAGATGATGACATTCTCTTTGGgtttaagaaaaatgaaagtaagAGGTATTTTGGGTGTGATTTTCAGAATGAATTTTCTTATGGGTTTAACATGTTTGGTCCTAACTCGGATCTGAGTTCACCAGTTGAATCAGTTGTTAGCTCAACAGAGACAGagagtgaagaagaagatgactataTCACTGAATTAACTCGTCAAATGGCTCACTATACTTTTGAAAACCACAAG GTTAAGAATTTGTCAAGTTCACCTCAGTCAACGTTATGTGGTGTGTTTGGGTCCAAACAAGGCTCAAATAACGAAAGTCCAAAATACCCTTCTGTGCAGAGTGGAAAGGGGACAGTGGATTTGCTATATGCTGCAGTTGGTGAGGTTGCAAGAATGAAGATTATGGAggacaaaaatggaatttgggCTCCACCAAGAAAGACGAGTCCAGTTTATGTAGACCCAAAAATGTCTAAACCAAATCTTGGGTCTTTCTACTCTAATCAACCACCACTATCTTACCAACAGTTACAAATGGCTCAA TTTCAGCGTTTGAAGCAACACCAGTTAATGAGGCAAAGACAAGAAGTAATGGgtcatgaaaaagaaagatttttgcaGTACCCTATGGGCCAAGTGAGAGATAGAAATGGACCTGATAGGCCTTTGAACATGGCAAAATCTGCTTGGCCTAATCTACAGCAATCTCAGGCGTCGCGGCCAATGCTGCAACAGTCTCACGCGCCGCCGCAGTCTGGCTCAGGCATGCGCGCTTTTTACGAAGGAAACTCTGGACCCAAAAGAGAATGTGCTGGAACTGGTGTTTTTATTCCCAGAAGAGTTGGAACTCAAACTGAAACTAGAAAAAAACCag GGTGTTCGACAGTTTTAATGCCAGACAGGGTGGTCCAGGCCTTGAATCTGAATCTGCAGCATCAGGTTCAACCCAGATGTAATAATAATG GTGGTGTTTTGAAGTACCGGAATAATAACGTGATGGAGCAACAATGGCGGAGTTTGAGAAGTCAGTCACCGGTTGCAATGTCCCAAGAACTACAGCTTCCTCAGGAGTGGACTTACTGa